Proteins encoded together in one Deinococcus irradiatisoli window:
- the upp gene encoding uracil phosphoribosyltransferase, protein MTSSSLPGTAKVTVVDHPLILHKLSLMRDVRTGVKEFRELAGELSMLLAYEAMRDLETAPERLSTPIQDDDFPMLSGKKLALVAILRAGLIMADAMVRLVPAAKVGHIGLYRDPATLKPVAYYSKLPQDISERRVFVTDPMLATGGSAVAAIQTLKEAGAQSIKLMTILSVPEGIAAVHAAHPDVDIVTAAIDTGLNDHGYIVPGLGDAGDRIYGTK, encoded by the coding sequence ATGACTTCTTCCTCTTTGCCGGGCACTGCCAAAGTCACGGTGGTGGACCACCCGCTGATCTTGCACAAGCTCTCGCTGATGCGCGACGTGCGAACCGGCGTCAAGGAATTTCGTGAGCTGGCCGGCGAACTCAGCATGCTGCTGGCCTACGAGGCCATGCGCGACCTGGAAACGGCCCCCGAGCGCCTCAGCACCCCGATTCAGGACGACGACTTCCCGATGCTCAGCGGCAAGAAGCTGGCGCTGGTGGCGATCCTGCGCGCCGGGCTGATCATGGCCGACGCGATGGTGCGCCTGGTGCCGGCGGCCAAGGTGGGCCACATCGGGCTCTACCGCGATCCGGCGACCCTGAAACCGGTGGCCTACTATTCCAAGCTGCCGCAGGACATCTCCGAGCGCCGGGTCTTCGTCACCGATCCGATGCTGGCGACCGGCGGCTCGGCGGTGGCGGCCATCCAGACCCTCAAGGAAGCCGGCGCGCAGAGCATCAAACTGATGACCATTCTCAGCGTGCCGGAAGGCATCGCGGCGGTGCACGCCGCCCACCCGGACGTGGACATCGTCACGGCGGCGATCGACACCGGCCTCAACGACCACGGCTACATCGTTCCCGGTCTGGGCGACGCGGGCGACCGCATCTACGGCACCAAGTAA
- a CDS encoding aminoglycoside phosphotransferase family protein, with protein sequence MGAVQRASLFPTLERLYGPLTPLDSGMQSRVYTDAGRERVIKVYRTHKGEHRTEAENMRRADMGAWVLAVHEADGVEALVMRRFEGHPLLETDVKRAVPELKRILRALHEERRGEVDLPRLRERLKRFRSALAPYPLDDVFEAIEAPLARGELNVPAAFCHLDLWQDNILINDATGEVLVIDWTKAAWDDPMRDLALLKTGTLDLLPRQESLRVALELVPPDASSRGRFRAYLAHSYLHDLYWFLMNEPYEFEEQRELKVRRARHALARLPGG encoded by the coding sequence ATGGGCGCCGTGCAGCGGGCCTCCCTCTTTCCCACCTTAGAGCGTCTCTACGGCCCGCTGACGCCGCTGGACTCCGGCATGCAGAGCCGGGTCTACACCGATGCCGGGCGCGAGCGGGTCATCAAGGTCTACCGCACCCATAAGGGCGAGCACCGCACCGAGGCCGAGAACATGCGCCGCGCCGACATGGGCGCCTGGGTGCTGGCGGTGCATGAAGCCGACGGCGTCGAGGCGCTGGTGATGCGCCGCTTCGAGGGCCACCCGCTGCTGGAGACGGACGTGAAGCGCGCCGTGCCGGAACTCAAGCGGATTCTCAGGGCGCTGCACGAGGAGCGCCGCGGCGAGGTGGATCTGCCGAGGCTGCGCGAGCGCCTCAAGCGCTTTCGCAGCGCCCTGGCCCCCTACCCGCTCGACGACGTGTTCGAGGCGATCGAAGCGCCGCTGGCGCGCGGAGAACTCAACGTGCCGGCCGCTTTCTGCCACCTTGATCTGTGGCAGGACAACATCCTGATCAACGACGCCACCGGCGAGGTGCTGGTGATCGACTGGACCAAGGCCGCCTGGGACGACCCGATGCGCGATCTGGCGCTGCTCAAGACCGGCACCCTGGATTTGCTGCCGCGCCAGGAGAGCCTCAGGGTGGCGCTCGAACTGGTGCCGCCGGACGCCAGCTCACGCGGTCGCTTCCGGGCGTACCTGGCGCACAGCTACCTGCACGACCTGTACTGGTTTCTGATGAACGAGCCCTACGAATTCGAGGAGCAGCGCGAACTCAAGGTGCGCCGCGCCCGCCACGCCCTGGCCCGGCTGCCGGGCGGCTGA